In the Helianthus annuus cultivar XRQ/B chromosome 11, HanXRQr2.0-SUNRISE, whole genome shotgun sequence genome, one interval contains:
- the LOC110890712 gene encoding triose phosphate/phosphate translocator, chloroplastic isoform X1, with translation MESRILSSGPTIPRLTKPAGRINTIAVSSLATLNTTGGNLIWGRQLRPSLLNLNFSSPSPLVSTPAKRARNVLKPSAATASDSGGDAAPESFLAKNPWLTTGFFFFMWYFLNVIFNILNKKIYNYFPYPYFVSVIHLAVGVVYCLGSWAVGLPKRAPIDSNLLKLLIPVALCHALGHVTSNVSFAAVAVSFTHTVKALEPFFNAAASQFILGQSIPITLWLSLAPVVIGVSMASLTELSFNWLGFISAMISNISFTYRSIYSKKAMTGMDSTNLYAYISIIALFVCIPPAIILEGPQLLKHGFSDAIAKVGMTKFISDLFWVGMFYHLYNQLATNTLERVAPLTHAVGNVLKRVFVIGFSIVVFGNKISTQTAIGTSIAIAGVAIYSLIKAKIEEEKRILSSLLSI, from the exons ATGGAGTCGCGTATCCTCTCCTCCGGGCCCACCATCCCTCGCCTCACCAAACCGGCCGGAAGAATCAACACTATCGCCGTCTCATCTCTGGCGACCCTCAACACCACTGGCGGCAACCTAATTTGGGGAAGACAGCTCCGCCCTAGCTTACTAAACCTAAATTTCTCGTCTCCGTCACCGTTAGTTTCAACTCCGGCGAAGCGTGCTCGTAATGTTCTCAAACCGTCTGCTGCTACTGCTAGTGATTCCGGCGG GGATGCTGCTCCGGAAAGCTTCTTGGCCAAGAATCCATGGCTGACTACCGGATTCTTCTTCTTCATGTG gTACTTTCTGAATGTCATCTTCAACATACTCAACAAGAAAATCTACAATTACTTCCCTTATCCCTA CTTCGTGTCGGTCATTCATTTGGCTGTTGGAGTGGTTTATTGTCTTGGTAGCTGGGCTGTTGGTCTACCGAAACGTGCT CCCATTGACTCAAACCTTCTGAAGCTTCTTATTCCTGTGGCTTTATGTCATGCTCTAGGCCACGTGACCAGTAATGTATCATTTGCAGCTGTTGCTGTCTCGTTCACCCACACGGTCAAAG CCCTTGAGCCGTTCTTCAATGCTGCTGCTTCTCAATTTATTCTCGGACAGTCGATCCCCATAACTTTATGGCTTTCTTTGGCTCCTGTTGTTATTG GTGTATCAATGGCCTCCTTGACTGAGCTGTCATTCAACTGGCTAGGTTTTATAAGTGCCATGATTTCCAACATCTCCTTCACCTACAGGAGTATTTACTCTAAGAAAGCAATG ACTGGTATGGATAGTACTAACTTGTATGCCTACATTTCCATCATTGCTCTCTTCGTCTGCATCCCACCTGCCATAATT TTGGAGGGACCTCAACTTTTAAAGCATGGGTTCAGTGATGCAATTGCTAAAGTGGGCATGACTAAGTTCATCTCTGATCTGTTTTGGGTCGGAATGTTCTATCACCTTTACAATCAG CTTGCAACCAACACACTTGAAAGGGTGGCACCTCTTACACACGCAGTGGGCAACGTGTTAAAACGAGTGTTTGTGATTGGTTTCTCGATCGTCGTGTTTG GTAACAAGATTTCAACCCAAACGGCCATTGGTACATCCATCGCAATTGCTGGAGTTGCAATCTACTCCCTCATCAAGGCCAAGATAGAAGAAGAGAAGCGG ATTTTATCCTCACTCCTTAGCATCTAG
- the LOC110890716 gene encoding feruloyl CoA ortho-hydroxylase F6H1-3 produces MAVPLINDNKGIKTFVVDDGHGVKGLSELRFKTLPELFIQPREKRLDMTKVVHHESIPVIDMSDWEDPKVMKRICDAAENWGFFQVVNHGVPLRVLDDVKEAAKGFFSLPADEKKRHLFKNSSTKNVRLVSSFIPEVDKVYEWKDYLSCFYVSDDETSAFWPSVCRDQLLEYLKESEALIKTLLKVLITRLDIPKLDETNEPFLMGSRRINLNYYPICPNPELTVGVGSHSDVSTLTILLQDETGGLYVRKLDSDNWVHVPPIKGSLTINIGDALQIMSNGRYKSIEHHVVANGLENRVSVPIFVNPRPSDVIGPLPQVIARGEKALYKHVLYSDYVKHFYRKPHNGKDTIDFAKV; encoded by the exons ATGGCAGTACCTTTGATCAATGACAACAAAGGAATCAAAACATTTGTGGTCGATGACGGTCATGGTGTGAAGGGTCTATCAGAACTTAGGTTCAAAACATTGCCCGAGTTATTCATCCAACCGCGCGAAAAAAGGCTTGATATGACCAAAGTGGTGCACCACGAGTCAATCCCAGTGATTGACATGTCGGATTGGGAAGATCCCAAGGTGATGAAACGGATATGTGATGCAGCCGAGAATTGGGGATTCTTTCAAGTTGTTAACCATGGTGTTCCCCTTCGGGTTCTTGATGACGTGAAGGAGGCTGCGAAAGGGTTTTTTTCGTTGCCTGCTGACGAGAAAAAGAGGCATTTGTTCAAGAATAGTTCGACCAAAAACGTTCGACTCGTTTCGAGCTTTATTCCGGAAGTTGATAAAGTATATGAGTGGAAAGATTATCTTAGTTGTTTCTATGTTTCAGATGATGAAACCTCTGCCTTTTGGCCATCCGTATGTAG GGATCAACTTCTGGAATATCTGAAAGAGTCCGAAGCATTAATCAAGACACTATTAAAAGTGCTAATCACAAGACTTGACATACCAAAACTCGATGAAACCAACGAGCCATTTCTCATGGGTTCGAGACGCATCAACCTAAACTACTATCCGATATGTCCCAACCCCGAGCTCACCGTCGGTGTGGGAAGCCACTCAGACGTGTCAACCCTAACCATCCTCCTCCAAGACGAAACGGGAGGTCTTTACGTTCGAAAACTCGATAGTGACAATTGGGTTCATGTCCCACCTATCAAGGGTTCTTTGACAATCAACATTGGGGACGCGCTTCAAATCATGAGCAACGGTCGATACAAAAGCATCGAACATCATGTGGTTGCTAACGGACTAGAGAATCGAGTTTCGGTGCCAATATTCGTGAACCCAAGACCAAGCGATGTCATCGGGCCGTTGCCGCAAGTGATCGCTAGAGGGGAGAAGGCTTTGTATAAGCATGTGTTGTATTCGGATTATGTGAAGCATTTTTACAGGAAACCACATAACGGTAAGGATACAATCGATTTCGCAAAGGTTTGA
- the LOC110890712 gene encoding triose phosphate/phosphate translocator, chloroplastic isoform X4, which produces MESRILSSGPTIPRLTKPAGRINTIAVSSLATLNTTGGNLIWGRQLRPSLLNLNFSSPSPLVSTPAKRARNVLKPSAATASDSGGDAAPESFLAKNPWLTTGFFFFMWYFLNVIFNILNKKIYNYFPYPYFVSVIHLAVGVVYCLGSWAVGLPKRAPIDSNLLKLLIPVALCHALGHVTSNVSFAAVAVSFTHTVKALEPFFNAAASQFILGQSIPITLWLSLAPVVIGVSMASLTELSFNWLGFISAMISNISFTYRSIYSKKAMTGMDSTNLYAYISIIALFVCIPPAIILEGPQLLKHGFSDAIAKVGMTKFISDLFWVGMFYHLYNQLATNTLERVAPLTHAVGNVLKRVFVIGFSIVVFGNKISTQTAIGTSIAIAGVAIYSLIKAKIEEEKRNLKSA; this is translated from the exons ATGGAGTCGCGTATCCTCTCCTCCGGGCCCACCATCCCTCGCCTCACCAAACCGGCCGGAAGAATCAACACTATCGCCGTCTCATCTCTGGCGACCCTCAACACCACTGGCGGCAACCTAATTTGGGGAAGACAGCTCCGCCCTAGCTTACTAAACCTAAATTTCTCGTCTCCGTCACCGTTAGTTTCAACTCCGGCGAAGCGTGCTCGTAATGTTCTCAAACCGTCTGCTGCTACTGCTAGTGATTCCGGCGG GGATGCTGCTCCGGAAAGCTTCTTGGCCAAGAATCCATGGCTGACTACCGGATTCTTCTTCTTCATGTG gTACTTTCTGAATGTCATCTTCAACATACTCAACAAGAAAATCTACAATTACTTCCCTTATCCCTA CTTCGTGTCGGTCATTCATTTGGCTGTTGGAGTGGTTTATTGTCTTGGTAGCTGGGCTGTTGGTCTACCGAAACGTGCT CCCATTGACTCAAACCTTCTGAAGCTTCTTATTCCTGTGGCTTTATGTCATGCTCTAGGCCACGTGACCAGTAATGTATCATTTGCAGCTGTTGCTGTCTCGTTCACCCACACGGTCAAAG CCCTTGAGCCGTTCTTCAATGCTGCTGCTTCTCAATTTATTCTCGGACAGTCGATCCCCATAACTTTATGGCTTTCTTTGGCTCCTGTTGTTATTG GTGTATCAATGGCCTCCTTGACTGAGCTGTCATTCAACTGGCTAGGTTTTATAAGTGCCATGATTTCCAACATCTCCTTCACCTACAGGAGTATTTACTCTAAGAAAGCAATG ACTGGTATGGATAGTACTAACTTGTATGCCTACATTTCCATCATTGCTCTCTTCGTCTGCATCCCACCTGCCATAATT TTGGAGGGACCTCAACTTTTAAAGCATGGGTTCAGTGATGCAATTGCTAAAGTGGGCATGACTAAGTTCATCTCTGATCTGTTTTGGGTCGGAATGTTCTATCACCTTTACAATCAG CTTGCAACCAACACACTTGAAAGGGTGGCACCTCTTACACACGCAGTGGGCAACGTGTTAAAACGAGTGTTTGTGATTGGTTTCTCGATCGTCGTGTTTG GTAACAAGATTTCAACCCAAACGGCCATTGGTACATCCATCGCAATTGCTGGAGTTGCAATCTACTCCCTCATCAAGGCCAAGATAGAAGAAGAGAAGCGG AATCTGAAATCGGCGTGA